One segment of Pangasianodon hypophthalmus isolate fPanHyp1 chromosome 10, fPanHyp1.pri, whole genome shotgun sequence DNA contains the following:
- the fuca2 gene encoding plasma alpha-L-fucosidase — MARWSWGFLFLLMGGCYCQYKPTWESIDSRPVPEWFDQAKFGIFIHWGVFSVPSYGSEWFWWYWQGQKIPSYLYFMAKNYPPGFKYQDFAPHLTAEFFNAKDWVDIFASSGAKYIVLTTKHHEGYTLWGSKYSWNWNAVDVGPKRDLVDEISSALRKYSDLRLGLYHSLFEWFHPLFRADAANNFTTSSFPQEKSLPELYEIINKYKPELLWSDGDGDAPDQYWNSTGFLAWLYNESPVRDTVVTNDRWGKGSICTHGGYYTCADRYNPGHLLKHKWENCMSIDQRSWGYRRDAKFSDYLTIEELIKTFVETVSCGGNLLMNVGPTHDGRIIPIFEERLRQMGQWLKVNGEGIYNTTAWRVQNDSVTPGVWYTWKSQEKAVYAFLLSWPSEGYVILSDPIVSLAQTQAVLLGYKPLKWVPSKPKGLQVYLPALSPGQMPCSWAWTIRLTGVD, encoded by the exons ATGGCCAGATGGAGCTGGggttttttattcctgttaatGGGAGGTTGTTATTGTCAGTATAAACCTACATGGGAGTCGATTGATTCGAGACCCGTGCCTGAATGGTTTGATCAAGCAAAGTTTGGGATCTTTATACACTGGGgtgtgttttcagtccccaGCTATGGCAGCGAATGGTTCTG GTGGTATTGGCAAGGCCAGAAAATCCCATCCTATTTGTACTTTATGGCCAAAAACTACCCCCCTGGATTCAAGTATCAAGACTTCGCACCGCATCTCACCGCTGAGTTCTTCAATGCCAAGGACTGGGTAGACATCTTTGCATCATCAGGAGCAAAGTATATTGTCCTCACAACTAAACATCATGAAG gTTACACCTTGTGGGGTTCAAAGTACTCATGGAACTGGAATGCGGTGGATGTTGGGCCAAAGCGGGACCTGGTGGACGAAATATCCAGTGCTTTACGGAAGTACAGTGACCTGCGCCTAGGACTCTACCACTCTCTCTTTGAGTGGTTTCACCCTCTTTTCAGAGCAGATGCAGCCAACAATTTTACTACCTCATCATTTCCTCAAGAGAAGTCCCTGCCTGAGCTTTATGAGATCATAAACAAGTACAAACCAGAATTACTGTGGTCTGATGGAGACGGAGATGCCCCAGACCAGTATTGGAATAGCACAGGGTTCCTTGCATGGCTATACAATGAGAG CCCTGTGCGGGACACTGTTGTGACTAATGATCGATGGGGAAAGGGTAGTATTTGTACACACGGTGGATATTACACTTGCGCTGACCGCTACAACCCAGGACATCTGTTGAAGCACAAATGGGAGAACTGCATGTCAATTGACCAGCGCTCATGGGGCTATAGACGAGACGCCAAATTCAGTGATTACCTCACCATTGAGGAGCTGATTAAG ACCTTTGTGGAGACTGTGTCGTGTGGGGGGaatttgttaatgaatgtgggTCCAACACACGATGGCCGCATTATTCCCATATTTGAGGAGAGATTAAGGCAGATGGGCCAGTGGCTGAAAGTTAATGGTGAAGGAATCTACAATACGACTGCTTGGAGAGTACAGAATGACAGCGTTACACCTGGAGTTTG GTACACATGGAAGTCACAAGAGAAGGCAGTCTATGCATTTTTGCTTTCATGGCCAAGCGAAGGATATGTTATTCTCAGTGACCCTATAGTGTCACTAGCTCAAACACAg GCGGTGTTACTGGGCTACAAACCACTGAAGTGGGTCCCATCGAAGCCCAAAGGTCTACAGGTCTACCTTCCTGCTCTGTCTCCTGGTCAGATGCCCTGCTCCTGGGCCTGGACTATTCGTCTTACTGGTGTAGATTAG
- the LOC113538742 gene encoding tatD DNase domain containing 3-like isoform X1 translates to MQGYIDCHCHISSRDFDGDIDCVIEQSKKAGVLALVAVAEHAGEFEKIIQLSQRFPGFILPCLGVHPVQEDPAQPRGALPQDLDSAVPLIEKYKEHIVAIGEVGLDFTPRIVSTDAGKELQRQVLIRQVEIAKQLNLPLNVHSRSAGRPTIHLLKELGVENALLHAFDGKPSVAMEGVRAGYFFSIPPSIVRSEQKQKLVKQLPLENMCLETDSPALGPEKQVRNEPKNITISADYIAKTKGIPVEKVMEVTTLNALRLFPKLKSFISHL, encoded by the exons ATGCAAGGCTATATCGACTGTCACTGTCACATCTCTTCGAGAGATTTTGATGGT GACATTGATTGTGTTATTGAGCAATCAAAAAAG GCTGGAGTGCTGGCTCTTGTTGCAGTAGCAGAGCATGCTGGGGAGTTTGAGAAGATCATACAGCTTTCACAGAG gTTTCCTGGATTTATCTTGCCTTGCCTTGGAGTTCACCCTGTTCAAGAAGATCCAGCACAACCCAGGGGGGCATTACCACAG GATTTAGATTCTGCTGTGCCTTTaattgaaaaatataaagagcACATTGTGGCCATTGGTGAG GTTGGCCTTGATTTCACACCCCGGATAGTCAGTACTGATGCAGGGAAAGAGCTACAGAGACAAGTACTCATTCGTCAAGTAGAGATTGCAAAGCAACTAAATCTACCTCT AAATGTCCACTCAAGATCTGCTGGAAGACCAACCATCCACCTTTTAAAGGAGCTAG GTGTAGAGAATGCTCTTCTTCATGCATTTGATGGAAAACCTTCAGTTGCAATGGAGGGTGTACGTGCAGGCTACTTCTTTTCTATACCACCATCGATTGTAAGAAGTGAACAG AAGCAGAAACTTGTGAAACAGTTGCCGCTAGAAAATATGTGTCTGGAAACTGATTCACCAGCCCTTGGACCTGAAAAGCAg GTGAGAAATGAACCAAAGAATATCACCATTAGTGCAGACTATATTGCCAAAACCAAAGGCATTCCTGTGGAAAAGGTCATGGAAGTCACCACTCTCAATGCTCTTCGTCTTTTCCCCAAGCTGAAGTCATTTATCAGTCATTTATGA
- the LOC113538742 gene encoding tatD DNase domain containing 3-like isoform X2 produces MQGYIDCHCHISSRDFDGDIDCVIEQSKKAGVLALVAVAEHAGEFEKIIQLSQRFPGFILPCLGVHPVQEDPAQPRGALPQDLDSAVPLIEKYKEHIVAIGEVGLDFTPRIVSTDAGKELQRQVLIRQVEIAKQLNLPLNVHSRSAGRPTIHLLKELGVENALLHAFDGKPSVAMEGVRAGYFFSIPPSIVRSEQQKLVKQLPLENMCLETDSPALGPEKQVRNEPKNITISADYIAKTKGIPVEKVMEVTTLNALRLFPKLKSFISHL; encoded by the exons ATGCAAGGCTATATCGACTGTCACTGTCACATCTCTTCGAGAGATTTTGATGGT GACATTGATTGTGTTATTGAGCAATCAAAAAAG GCTGGAGTGCTGGCTCTTGTTGCAGTAGCAGAGCATGCTGGGGAGTTTGAGAAGATCATACAGCTTTCACAGAG gTTTCCTGGATTTATCTTGCCTTGCCTTGGAGTTCACCCTGTTCAAGAAGATCCAGCACAACCCAGGGGGGCATTACCACAG GATTTAGATTCTGCTGTGCCTTTaattgaaaaatataaagagcACATTGTGGCCATTGGTGAG GTTGGCCTTGATTTCACACCCCGGATAGTCAGTACTGATGCAGGGAAAGAGCTACAGAGACAAGTACTCATTCGTCAAGTAGAGATTGCAAAGCAACTAAATCTACCTCT AAATGTCCACTCAAGATCTGCTGGAAGACCAACCATCCACCTTTTAAAGGAGCTAG GTGTAGAGAATGCTCTTCTTCATGCATTTGATGGAAAACCTTCAGTTGCAATGGAGGGTGTACGTGCAGGCTACTTCTTTTCTATACCACCATCGATTGTAAGAAGTGAACAG CAGAAACTTGTGAAACAGTTGCCGCTAGAAAATATGTGTCTGGAAACTGATTCACCAGCCCTTGGACCTGAAAAGCAg GTGAGAAATGAACCAAAGAATATCACCATTAGTGCAGACTATATTGCCAAAACCAAAGGCATTCCTGTGGAAAAGGTCATGGAAGTCACCACTCTCAATGCTCTTCGTCTTTTCCCCAAGCTGAAGTCATTTATCAGTCATTTATGA